In Mytilus edulis chromosome 13, xbMytEdul2.2, whole genome shotgun sequence, a single window of DNA contains:
- the LOC139500261 gene encoding uncharacterized protein codes for MYNAIRLSPLDQHTHRFVWRNLETHRDPDHFALLTVTFGNRPSGAISTLALHQTAKMYQHIYPDASKMVIRNSCVDDILQSVESVDNARLITQQTEKMLACGGFRITYWIISGNEKCGSNLQSQKSGESVEVD; via the coding sequence ATGTACAATGCGATAAGACTTTCACCGTTAGATCAGCACACACATCGATTTGTGTGGAGAAATTTAGAAACACACAGAGATCCAGATCACTTTGCATTGTTGACAGTTACTTTTGGCAACAGACCGAGTGGAGCTATTTCGACGCTTGCATTACATCAAACAGCAAAAATGTATCAACACATCTACCCAGATGCATCAAAAATGGTAATAAGAAATAGTTGTGTAGATGATATATTACAGTCAGTTGAAAGTGTAGATAATGCTCGTTTAATAACCCAGCAGACCGAGAAAATGCTAGCATGTGGAGGTTTTCGCATTACTTATTGGATTATATCTGGAAATGAAAAATGTGGCAGTAATCTACAATCCCAAAAAAGTGGTGAATCCGTCGAAGTTGATTGA
- the LOC139500262 gene encoding uncharacterized protein encodes MLPNKGHYVWLYLKSVHDQNHAGVAVTLANVRSRFWIPKVRKYISMIRKKCIICRRRDNKCSGQQMGPLPFERLQPSPAFSYCSVDLFGPLTIKDTVKGRPHGKAYGVLFNCMSSSAVYVDLADGYDTNSFIMFLRRFTSFRGYPKKIRSDLGSQLVSASKELKEVVKIWHWDTIKMFGNGNGMEW; translated from the coding sequence ATGTTACCTAATAAAGGGCATTATGTGTGGTTATACTTAAAGTCAGTACATGATCAGAATCACGCAGGAGTAGCCGTAACATTGGCTAATGTGAGATCCAGATTCTGGATTCCAAAGGTGCGCAAATACATTTCTATGATTAGGAAAAAGTGTATTATATGTCGAAGACGAGACAACAAGTGTAGTGGACAACAAATGGGACCATTACCTTTTGAACGACTTCAACCGTCACCAGCGTTTTCGTACTGTTCAGTAGACCTCTTCGGACCTCTTACAATCAAGGATACCGTTAAGGGGCGACCTCATGGAAAAGCTTATGGAGTGTTGTTCAACTGCATGAGCAGTAGTGCTGTATATGTAGATCTTGCTGATGGATACGATACTAATAGTTTCATAATGTTTTTACGACGATTTACATCTTTTAGAGGATATCCTAAGAAGATAAGGTCGGATCTTGGATCACAACTAGTATCAGCTAGTAAGGAACTAAAGGAAGTGGTAAAAATTTGGCATTGGGATACGATCAAAATGTTTGGGAACGGTAATGGCATGGAATGGTAA